A region of Chelonoidis abingdonii isolate Lonesome George chromosome 8, CheloAbing_2.0, whole genome shotgun sequence DNA encodes the following proteins:
- the CCDC160 gene encoding coiled-coil domain-containing protein 160 isoform X2 — protein METLEMENKGKHWVEKLFSPHFSAQDFFSQVYHPESLMFEKLALARAKRVEEIYNRAIKNFQEEKRLKRKVCFSKLIVREYEPNIVGVKINISKKEREGDSACCGAGNLDVGTEESLKKTEGHCIWNAKELADLRQEMHKNHAEGVSLKLQLSTLNAELVELKAKCKKIQVDFENAEQELLNSRKEVRCKNTQLQQIQKDSLKKDFELQALKQHLHEKSANIRSLNQELLQARKEIQSLDLKNKDLQQEVKKLKQQHDLGYKACIEKVKLHYDLKIRNIQKELEDVKSELSDEKLLHVKNVKALEILRKHFSAQPLSNIFDNLRVDFL, from the coding sequence ATGGAAACCTTAGAAATGGAGAACAAAGGTAAACATTGGgtagagaagttattttctcCTCATTTTAGTGCACAAGATTTTTTTAGTCAAGTCTATCACCCTGAATCTCTGATGTTTGAAAAATTGGCTTTAGCGAGAGCAAAGAGAGTGGAAGAAATCTACAATAGAGCAATTAAAAATTTTCAAGAAGAAAAAAGGCTCAAAAGGAAAGTATGTTTTTCCAAACTCATTGTACGAGAATACGAACCAAACATAGTAGGTGTAAAGATAAACAtttcaaagaaggaaagagaaggggaTTCTGCCTGCTGTGGAGCTGGTAATTTAGATGTTGGGACTGAAGAAAGCTTAAAGAAAACAGAGGGTCATTGTATCTGGAATGCAAAGGAATTAGCAGATTTGCGACAAGAAATGCACAAGAACCATGCGGAAGGAGTTTCTCTGAAACTTCAGCTGTCCACCTTGAATGCAGAGTTAGTGGAACTGAAAGCTAAATGCAAAAAAATACAAGTGGACTTTGAAAATGCTGAACAAGAACTTCTAAACTCCAGAAAAGAGGTTCGCTGCAAAAATACCCAATTACAGCAGATTCAAAAGGACAgcttaaaaaaagattttgagcTTCAAGCcttaaaacaacatttacatGAAAAATCAGCAAACATAAGAAGCTTAAATCAAGAGCTGCTTCAGGCAAGAAAAGAGATTCAGAGTTTGGATCTAAAGAACAAGGATTTACAACAAGAAGTTAAGAAGTTAAAACAGCAACATGATCTTGGATATAAGGCCTGCATAgaaaaggtgaaactgcattatgatttaaaaataagaaacataCAAAAAGAACTGGAGGATGTTAAAAGTGAGCTGAGTGATGAAAAGCTTTTGCATGTTAAGAATGTTAAGGCTTTAGAAATACTTAGGAAACATTTTTCAGCCCAACCATTATCTAATATATTTGACAATCTGAGagtagattttctttaa
- the CCDC160 gene encoding coiled-coil domain-containing protein 160 isoform X1, translating to MPKPSGFSQTANMSLCPKDSYIVGERNARKIHISRLQAMETLEMENKGKHWVEKLFSPHFSAQDFFSQVYHPESLMFEKLALARAKRVEEIYNRAIKNFQEEKRLKRKVCFSKLIVREYEPNIVGVKINISKKEREGDSACCGAGNLDVGTEESLKKTEGHCIWNAKELADLRQEMHKNHAEGVSLKLQLSTLNAELVELKAKCKKIQVDFENAEQELLNSRKEVRCKNTQLQQIQKDSLKKDFELQALKQHLHEKSANIRSLNQELLQARKEIQSLDLKNKDLQQEVKKLKQQHDLGYKACIEKVKLHYDLKIRNIQKELEDVKSELSDEKLLHVKNVKALEILRKHFSAQPLSNIFDNLRVDFL from the exons ATGCCCAAGCCCTCTGGTTTCTCGCAAACTGCTAATATGAGTCTCTGTCCTAAAGATTCCTATATTGTTGGAGAAAGGAATGCCAGGAAAATTCACATCTCTCGGCTCCAG GCAATGGAAACCTTAGAAATGGAGAACAAAGGTAAACATTGGgtagagaagttattttctcCTCATTTTAGTGCACAAGATTTTTTTAGTCAAGTCTATCACCCTGAATCTCTGATGTTTGAAAAATTGGCTTTAGCGAGAGCAAAGAGAGTGGAAGAAATCTACAATAGAGCAATTAAAAATTTTCAAGAAGAAAAAAGGCTCAAAAGGAAAGTATGTTTTTCCAAACTCATTGTACGAGAATACGAACCAAACATAGTAGGTGTAAAGATAAACAtttcaaagaaggaaagagaaggggaTTCTGCCTGCTGTGGAGCTGGTAATTTAGATGTTGGGACTGAAGAAAGCTTAAAGAAAACAGAGGGTCATTGTATCTGGAATGCAAAGGAATTAGCAGATTTGCGACAAGAAATGCACAAGAACCATGCGGAAGGAGTTTCTCTGAAACTTCAGCTGTCCACCTTGAATGCAGAGTTAGTGGAACTGAAAGCTAAATGCAAAAAAATACAAGTGGACTTTGAAAATGCTGAACAAGAACTTCTAAACTCCAGAAAAGAGGTTCGCTGCAAAAATACCCAATTACAGCAGATTCAAAAGGACAgcttaaaaaaagattttgagcTTCAAGCcttaaaacaacatttacatGAAAAATCAGCAAACATAAGAAGCTTAAATCAAGAGCTGCTTCAGGCAAGAAAAGAGATTCAGAGTTTGGATCTAAAGAACAAGGATTTACAACAAGAAGTTAAGAAGTTAAAACAGCAACATGATCTTGGATATAAGGCCTGCATAgaaaaggtgaaactgcattatgatttaaaaataagaaacataCAAAAAGAACTGGAGGATGTTAAAAGTGAGCTGAGTGATGAAAAGCTTTTGCATGTTAAGAATGTTAAGGCTTTAGAAATACTTAGGAAACATTTTTCAGCCCAACCATTATCTAATATATTTGACAATCTGAGagtagattttctttaa